In the Primulina eburnea isolate SZY01 chromosome 15, ASM2296580v1, whole genome shotgun sequence genome, GTATTTATTCTGAAAAGCTGAAATAAAATGGGAAGTTGACAATATatttaagataatttttttacaaaatatatatattgagtAAAACTCagtataataaattcaaaaaacaaTAATTCTATTACGGTCTATTTttcaatgaaaaaaaaaactctcgGTATACTTGGTCCGATTAAATCCCAAGGATATTCTTAGCCAAGGATGAaagcaaaaaattgttgttaaaaaaacaaagaaataaaGGGAAAAGCTGTGAAGAAATAATAGAAAATTGTATACAAAAAATCCATTTTCGTAGCAATTATTCGTCTGCCAAGATACGCCAGCTGCTTGTATGTACCCTGAAAAAGCAAACTGACCATTTCAAGTTGCTTATCCGAGCAACAAACTAAGATTCACTTCTATTGTCCCCTTctatttctttcctttctttatttattttccaTTTATAGTATGCTCTTGTTTATTACATGCGTGCCTGCCATTCGGTACAAAAGTTCTCGATAATGATATCAAAACTGAAAATGGTGGGTTATTTTATTGTATATACACACCTCCAAGTTAATTTTATTATCGCATTAATTCTTTTTGAATAGTTACAGACAAATTGCTTTCAAACTTATTTTTTAACAAGACAACACTAtacatataaaatacaaatattGTAGGATCGAGCgcttgtcgttttaccaaaagttataactTGTGGTAATACtgtaactcaaatcttttaaaccgcacaacagttCAAACATCACGGTTCGATTGCTCCatcaagcagggacaattattacatccaacaatctccctcccaataattacactccttgcaatcaatgggaatcgaactcgTGATCTTGGCTccgataccaattgtaggaccgagcgcttgccgttttgccaaaagttatagctggtggtaatggtacaactcaaatcttttaaacgcATAGCAGCTCAAGCAttacggttcgatcgctctaccaatcagggacaattattgcacccaacaaataTAATCAATAATGTTTTTTATATAACTATTATtacattttgaatattttatattaaagttaatttatctttttataatatgaatgcttgaaaatttatataagattaataaaaaatatttttacaaattCTTGGAAACACTTCTTTAatgtataatatataatattattttgaaaactTATTGAAATTGCTAAATGGGGACCCGTACataacattttaattttttttttaaaaatgtctATTCATGATTCGTTGTGTGTTAATTTTTAGGGTTGTGGTGACGTTCCAACTCTCTCTTATGAAATTTATTAGCTTCAAGGGACCTAATACCCATGAAGATATATTTaattcacggatcgtatttatgAGATGAATCTCTCATTTGGGTCATCATGAAAAGTATTAGTACTTTCTATGCTAGGAGTATTACtttatattgtgaatatggataggattgacccgtctcacggattaagatccgtgagacggtctcacatgagacctactcataaataaaataaaaaattggcaCAACAATTTACGACTATAATCTATTatcatatattttttgtttCCATGGAAACTATAATATATGAATGGATTATGAGAAGAAAATAGCCCTTTTTTATGTagtgtatataatatatatatagacgtGTGTTTGGTCCATCCACTACGACCGTGAGTTGAATTTTGGATTAATAGTTTAGTATTTTATTTGATACGAGTCATCCACTTTAGGGTACGGTCCTCTGCCAAACCAAACCAaatcaaaaccaaaatcaaaccTTAGAGACCGATGGCTTCCCAATATCGAattgaataatataataataatattagtcCAACTAAATTTAGTTAAATTCAACATTCCTACTCTATTTCCATCTCATCTGTTCGCAACGGTATACTTAACAACCCGTTAAAGATTTCCATAAAGCAgccacaaattaaatattattatatatatatatggcatttttatcaatttaatttcaaaaaagaAAACCGAATTAATTTTAGATATATATGCCATATCATTGACACGACTAAATGATTCTCAAACGAATTTAAAGAAGTATAAGTTTTGTTTATTCATcatttaatgtttttttattaCATTAATACAAAATTGTTTTATATGTTTATCAACTCATAGGTAAAGTTTACCAATGTTAGCAATTTGATGTGTTAGAATACATTTTTACGGAGTCGATCGTGTATTCGTAATTATCATACATACATATTATCATACATTCGTAAATACCAATGTTGTGTACTTTAACTTAAACATATTTCCATTTGTACTCATTTTTTTGTTAcctatgtgtgtgtgtgtgtgtggataGATATCGAACAAAATTAATGAATTATACTTCATCGTAAAGCTTGCAATAGTTCATCGAGAGGAGGCAACTCCTTGGGCGTCCATTCAAATTCAAAGTCACTAAACGACATTCCATGTGACAAGAATAATGGAGCCATGTTACAGGCAATTGGAGTGGAAGATTGCAGATTAATCCG is a window encoding:
- the LOC140815675 gene encoding VQ motif-containing protein 1-like; translation: MAGRRVAGVKVVIINTQYVETDAMSFKSVVQNLTGKDSHIQDANLQQQPPRINLQSSTPIACNMAPLFLSHGMSFSDFEFEWTPKELPPLDELLQALR